One Paracoccaceae bacterium genomic region harbors:
- a CDS encoding GNAT family N-acetyltransferase: MTALADLRAAPEPLLRSVLALNAGVEDLTSPLDRDRLAQLVGWSAMAVAVTDGQGGALGFLIGMAAGSDYDSPNYRWFAERLPRFSYVDRVVVAPQAQGRGVARMLYAAYADHARAAGLGPLCCEVNTVPPNPASDAFHARLGFAEMGRMVFGPDKAVRYLIRRDG, translated from the coding sequence GTGACGGCTCTGGCCGACCTGCGTGCGGCGCCGGAGCCGCTGCTGCGGTCGGTTCTGGCGCTGAATGCCGGGGTCGAGGATCTGACCTCGCCGCTCGACCGGGACCGTCTGGCGCAGCTTGTCGGATGGTCGGCGATGGCGGTCGCGGTGACGGACGGGCAGGGCGGTGCCCTTGGTTTTCTGATCGGCATGGCGGCAGGATCGGATTACGACAGCCCGAACTACCGCTGGTTCGCCGAACGTCTGCCCCGATTTTCCTATGTGGATCGGGTGGTTGTGGCGCCGCAGGCGCAGGGCAGGGGGGTGGCGCGCATGCTCTATGCCGCCTATGCGGACCACGCCCGCGCGGCGGGCCTGGGGCCGCTGTGCTGCGAGGTGAACACCGTGCCGCCCAATCCGGCATCGGACGCATTCCATGCCAGGCTGGGCTTTGCCGAGATGGGCCGCATGGTCTTTGGCCCGGACAAGGCGGTGCGCTACCTGATCCGGCGCGACGGTTGA
- a CDS encoding VOC family protein has protein sequence MAFVPLLQFDGTCADAMAFYARIFQAELSLTRYFEVSEGAGLPASDRVIQAELVLDGARLLGMDLPDGVPAMPQQGVVVTWRVPDAAAGQHLFDLLLDGGFAIMPYGPTVWAEGFGMLRDRFGTHWLISTPGGPGDL, from the coding sequence ATGGCTTTCGTTCCGCTTCTCCAGTTCGACGGCACCTGTGCCGATGCGATGGCGTTCTACGCCCGGATTTTCCAGGCAGAGCTTTCGCTTACCCGATACTTCGAGGTGTCCGAGGGTGCCGGCCTGCCGGCCTCGGACCGGGTGATCCAGGCCGAACTCGTTCTGGACGGGGCGCGGCTGCTGGGCATGGACCTTCCCGACGGCGTGCCCGCGATGCCGCAGCAGGGGGTGGTGGTCACGTGGCGGGTGCCGGATGCCGCGGCGGGCCAGCACCTGTTCGACCTGCTGCTCGACGGCGGTTTCGCCATCATGCCCTACGGGCCGACGGTCTGGGCCGAGGGATTCGGGATGCTGCGCGACCGGTTCGGGACGCACTGGCTGATCTCCACGCCCGGCGGGCCGGGCGACCTGTGA
- the ychF gene encoding redox-regulated ATPase YchF: protein MGFRMGIVGLPNVGKSTLFNALTRTAAAQAANFPFCTIEPNVGEVAVPDARLERLAAIAQSRQVIPTRMTFVDIAGLVRGASKGEGLGNQFLANIRECDAIAHVLRCFEDGDITHVEGRIDPVADAETIETELMLADLESITRRRANLARKIKGSDKEAADQDRLLAIAEAALNAGRPARTVAVAEDDRRAWRMLQLLTAKPVLYVCNVEENSAATGNAQADRVAAMAAAQGAGSVVISARIEEELAQLPADEAAMFLAEMGLAEPGLDRLIRAGYTLLGLQTYFTVGPKEARAWTIPKGTLAPQAAGVIHGDFERGFIRAETVAYEDYIAGNGEAGAKEAGRFRVEGKTYEVRDGDVLHFLFSG, encoded by the coding sequence ATGGGCTTTCGAATGGGAATCGTGGGTCTGCCGAACGTCGGGAAATCGACGCTTTTCAACGCCCTGACCCGCACCGCGGCCGCCCAGGCCGCGAATTTTCCGTTCTGCACCATCGAACCGAATGTCGGCGAGGTGGCGGTGCCCGACGCCCGGCTGGAAAGGCTCGCGGCGATTGCCCAGTCGCGGCAGGTGATCCCGACCCGCATGACCTTCGTCGACATCGCGGGCCTGGTGCGCGGCGCGTCGAAGGGAGAAGGCCTTGGAAATCAGTTCCTTGCCAATATCCGCGAATGCGACGCCATCGCCCATGTGCTGCGCTGCTTCGAGGATGGCGACATCACCCATGTCGAGGGCCGGATCGATCCCGTGGCCGATGCCGAGACGATCGAGACCGAGTTGATGCTGGCCGACCTGGAGTCGATCACCCGCCGCCGCGCGAACCTGGCGCGCAAGATCAAGGGCAGCGACAAGGAGGCGGCCGATCAGGACCGCCTGCTGGCGATCGCCGAGGCGGCGCTGAACGCAGGCCGCCCGGCCCGCACCGTCGCGGTGGCCGAGGATGACCGGCGCGCCTGGCGGATGCTGCAGCTGCTGACTGCGAAACCCGTTCTATATGTCTGCAATGTCGAGGAAAATTCCGCGGCAACCGGCAATGCGCAAGCGGACCGCGTGGCCGCGATGGCCGCCGCCCAGGGTGCCGGATCGGTGGTGATCTCGGCCCGGATCGAGGAGGAACTGGCGCAACTGCCAGCCGACGAGGCCGCGATGTTCCTTGCGGAGATGGGCCTGGCCGAGCCCGGCTTGGACCGGCTGATCCGCGCCGGCTACACCCTTCTGGGATTGCAGACCTATTTCACCGTCGGGCCGAAGGAGGCCCGGGCCTGGACGATCCCGAAGGGCACCCTGGCGCCGCAGGCGGCAGGTGTCATCCATGGCGATTTCGAGCGCGGCTTCATCCGGGCCGAGACCGTGGCCTATGAGGACTACATCGCCGGGAACGGCGAGGCCGGCGCCAAGGAGGCCGGCAGGTTCCGGGTCGAGGGCAAGACCTACGAGGTCAGGGACGGCGACGTGCTGCATTTCCTGTTCTCGGGCTGA
- a CDS encoding restriction endonuclease subunit M yields MAEKWSDPEEKVRAAYYAELIYRYGYDPELLGVEVTVPDRVPYDRADIVVFRDKAQTRPFAVIECKRDGVTDTELKQAIEQAFGNGHAHKFRAEYIGVIAGQTRAFYDCSDNFGALEREANIVADLPVKFGKPEEFKYYFAAPPKPDISAVGRDDLIKTIRKCHQTLWGGGRLSPPTAFGELCKLIFVKTRDEKKPRRKGEPYEFQIKTNEKPERLAGRIRALYEAEQKKDPEVFNEGIKIDDVTLKNVVLHLEGVNLTATDLDTKGVAFEQFMDGFFKGDFGQYFTPRNIIAFSIQMLNIESDDTVMDPACGSGGFLLHALDHIRKQASDFYPEDSPQHFNYWHDFAEKRLFGIEINEEIARVAKMNMIVHDDGHTNVIGNDALEPLTVIADRNETFARIMGIDRITGRRDESKGFSKIPTNPPFGAVVKEELHTYLSSYELSRYVAKGTAGEDEDDDARSPSSGKKSIKQRASVKTEIIYVERIWQLLKPGGQAAVVLPDGLLTNASLQGVRDWLLERFKVLAVVSLPQFAFAHFGAGVKSSVVFLEKRPFSITKRQGKEIVVVGSVSDDEPIFMAMAENIGYDAAGRNTYQIEVLSETPEVERIERHRSDLFDWRVVYDWKPGEGKKPGAWTERHRNVTPGSGLLGQYAAFQRDPTPFFV; encoded by the coding sequence GTGGCCGAGAAATGGAGCGATCCAGAGGAAAAAGTTCGCGCCGCTTATTACGCCGAACTGATATACCGCTACGGCTATGATCCTGAATTGCTTGGTGTCGAGGTCACAGTCCCCGACCGTGTCCCATATGATCGGGCGGACATAGTAGTTTTTCGAGATAAGGCGCAAACTCGTCCTTTTGCGGTGATCGAGTGCAAGCGCGATGGTGTGACCGACACCGAATTGAAGCAGGCCATCGAGCAGGCTTTTGGAAACGGTCATGCCCACAAGTTCCGCGCCGAATACATCGGCGTCATCGCTGGTCAGACGCGTGCTTTCTACGATTGCTCGGACAACTTCGGCGCTCTGGAACGTGAAGCGAATATCGTTGCCGACCTTCCCGTGAAGTTCGGCAAGCCTGAGGAGTTCAAGTACTACTTCGCCGCACCTCCCAAACCCGACATCTCGGCTGTTGGGCGCGATGACCTGATCAAGACCATTCGTAAGTGCCACCAGACCCTTTGGGGTGGTGGCCGTCTTTCGCCGCCGACAGCGTTCGGTGAGCTTTGCAAGCTCATCTTTGTCAAGACCCGCGACGAGAAGAAGCCGCGCCGAAAGGGCGAGCCCTACGAGTTCCAGATCAAAACTAACGAGAAACCTGAACGCCTCGCCGGGCGTATCCGGGCGCTCTATGAGGCCGAGCAGAAGAAGGACCCCGAAGTTTTCAACGAGGGGATCAAGATCGACGACGTGACCTTGAAGAACGTCGTTCTGCACCTTGAAGGCGTGAACCTCACCGCGACCGACCTGGATACTAAGGGGGTCGCGTTCGAGCAGTTCATGGACGGCTTCTTCAAGGGCGACTTCGGCCAGTATTTCACGCCGCGCAACATCATCGCCTTCTCGATCCAGATGCTGAACATCGAAAGCGATGACACCGTCATGGACCCAGCTTGTGGCTCGGGCGGCTTCCTGCTGCATGCGCTTGACCATATCCGCAAACAGGCCAGCGACTTTTACCCCGAAGACAGCCCGCAACATTTCAATTACTGGCACGACTTTGCGGAAAAACGTCTGTTCGGGATCGAGATCAACGAAGAGATCGCCCGCGTCGCCAAGATGAATATGATCGTCCACGATGACGGCCACACCAACGTCATCGGCAACGACGCCCTTGAACCCCTGACGGTGATCGCGGATCGCAACGAAACCTTTGCCCGGATCATGGGGATCGACCGGATCACCGGGCGGCGCGACGAGAGCAAGGGCTTCTCGAAAATCCCGACAAACCCGCCTTTCGGGGCCGTGGTGAAAGAGGAATTGCACACTTACCTGAGCAGTTACGAACTCTCCCGCTACGTCGCCAAGGGCACGGCGGGCGAGGATGAGGACGATGACGCCCGCAGCCCCAGTTCAGGCAAGAAGTCGATCAAGCAGCGGGCCAGCGTCAAGACAGAGATCATCTATGTCGAACGCATCTGGCAGCTTCTGAAACCCGGTGGTCAGGCGGCGGTCGTGCTGCCAGATGGCCTGTTGACCAACGCCAGCTTGCAAGGGGTCCGCGACTGGCTGTTAGAACGCTTCAAGGTTCTGGCCGTGGTGTCGCTGCCGCAGTTCGCCTTTGCCCATTTCGGCGCGGGCGTGAAGTCCAGCGTTGTCTTCCTTGAAAAACGCCCCTTCTCGATCACCAAGCGCCAGGGCAAGGAGATCGTTGTCGTCGGCTCAGTCAGCGATGACGAACCCATCTTCATGGCGATGGCCGAGAACATCGGCTACGACGCCGCCGGGCGGAACACCTACCAGATCGAGGTGTTAAGCGAGACGCCCGAAGTGGAGCGGATCGAACGGCATCGCAGCGACCTGTTCGATTGGCGGGTGGTTTATGACTGGAAGCCCGGCGAAGGGAAGAAGCCCGGCGCTTGGACGGAACGGCACCGCAACGTCACGCCGGGCAGCGGCCTTCTTGGCCAATACGCAGCATTCCAGCGGGACCCGACGCCTTTTTTCGTCTAA
- a CDS encoding tyrosine-type recombinase/integrase, producing MKAKLSERVVKAAEIGSRKYVLFDEDTPGFGLCVYTTGRKGFVLIYRIAGQQKRFTIGVWPTWSVTAARDEAKRLIREIDRGEDPLDTRKAARGAPTVKELAERFIEEHLPKLAPTNASDQKSMLEKLVLPEWKNRKVADITPTDVDRLLTKIAAGRARPSKKKPTQKRRKKLAPPKPTPVRANRAGEMLRKMFNLAMLWKMRTDNPAFGFRRRPEIARDRFLSFEEIERLANALAVDEDQRAASIIRLCMLTGARLGEVRTATFDQFNLDLAIWTKQAAYTKQRRIHRVPISHEAVALIRLRREIVPKGCPFLFPGDVPDQPVGDPKRFWPKMQKVAQIPDVRIHDLRHTFASLLVSGGASLEMIGRLLGHTQIGTTQRYAHLIDAPLRAGVNAVGEMLKPRLRVVGE from the coding sequence ATGAAGGCAAAACTCTCTGAACGCGTTGTAAAGGCTGCGGAAATCGGCAGCCGGAAGTACGTCCTTTTCGATGAGGATACCCCGGGCTTCGGGCTCTGTGTCTACACCACAGGCCGCAAGGGCTTCGTGCTGATCTACCGGATCGCGGGTCAGCAAAAGCGCTTCACCATCGGCGTCTGGCCGACATGGTCGGTCACGGCTGCCCGGGATGAAGCCAAGCGACTGATCCGCGAAATCGACCGAGGCGAGGACCCGCTTGATACCCGTAAGGCCGCCCGCGGCGCGCCGACAGTCAAGGAACTCGCCGAGCGTTTCATTGAGGAACATCTGCCGAAGCTGGCCCCGACCAATGCCTCGGATCAGAAGAGCATGCTAGAAAAGCTGGTTCTGCCGGAATGGAAGAACCGCAAGGTGGCCGACATCACGCCCACCGACGTCGATCGCCTGCTGACCAAGATCGCCGCAGGGCGGGCGCGGCCGTCCAAGAAGAAGCCTACCCAGAAGCGGCGCAAGAAGCTCGCTCCGCCGAAGCCCACGCCGGTGCGGGCCAACCGGGCTGGGGAAATGCTTCGCAAGATGTTCAATCTCGCCATGCTGTGGAAAATGCGCACCGACAACCCGGCCTTCGGGTTCCGCCGCCGCCCCGAGATCGCCCGTGACCGGTTCCTGTCCTTCGAGGAAATCGAACGACTAGCCAACGCCCTGGCCGTCGACGAGGACCAGCGGGCCGCCAGCATCATTCGCCTCTGCATGCTGACCGGCGCCCGGCTAGGGGAGGTCAGGACGGCGACCTTTGACCAGTTCAACCTCGATCTGGCGATCTGGACCAAGCAGGCTGCCTACACCAAGCAGCGCCGCATTCACCGCGTGCCGATCTCGCATGAGGCCGTCGCCCTGATCCGGCTCCGCCGGGAGATCGTGCCCAAGGGTTGTCCCTTCCTCTTCCCCGGCGACGTGCCCGACCAGCCCGTCGGTGATCCCAAGCGCTTCTGGCCCAAGATGCAGAAGGTCGCGCAGATCCCCGACGTCCGCATCCACGACCTGCGCCACACCTTCGCGTCCTTGTTGGTCTCTGGCGGCGCCTCGCTGGAAATGATCGGCCGCCTCCTCGGCCACACCCAGATCGGCACCACTCAGCGCTACGCCCACCTTATCGACGCCCCCTTGCGCGCTGGGGTGAACGCCGTGGGCGAGATGCTGAAGCCGAGGCTCAGGGTGGTGGGGGAGTAG